From one Phocoena sinus isolate mPhoSin1 chromosome 4, mPhoSin1.pri, whole genome shotgun sequence genomic stretch:
- the RTP1 gene encoding receptor-transporting protein 1, with amino-acid sequence MRIFRPWRLRCPALHLPSLPVFSLKWRLPSLATDETMCKSVTTGEWKKIFYEKMEAAKLADSWDFIIDPNLKHNVLVPGWKQYLELHASGRFHCSWCWHTWQSPHVVILFHMYLDRAQRAGSVRMRVFKQLCYKCGTARLDESSMLEENIESLVDNLITSLCEQCYGESGGQYRIHVASRQDNRRHRREFCEACQEGIVHWKPSEKLLEEEATTYTFSRAPSPTKPQAEAGSGCNFCSIPWCLFWATVLLLITYLQFSFHSSV; translated from the exons ATGAGGATTTTTAGACCGTGGAGACTGCGCTGCCCTGCCTTGCACCTGCCCTCACTTCCCGTGTTCTCACTCAAGTGGAGATTGCCCTCCCTTGCCACTGACGAGACCATGTGTAAAAGTGTGACCACAGGTGAATGGAAGAAAATCTTCTACGAGAAGATGGAGGCGGCAAAGCTGGCTGACAGCTGGGACTTCATCATCGATCCCAACCTCAAGCACAATGTGCTAGTCCCAGGCTGGAAGCAGTACCTGGAGTTGCATGCCTCAGGCCG GTTCCACTGCTCCTGGTGCTGGCACACCTGGCAGTCGCCCCACGTGGTCATCCTCTTCCACATGTACCTGGACCGCGCCCAGCGGGCAGGCTCGGTGCGCATGCGCGTCTTCAAGCAGCTGTGCTACAAGTGCGGCACGGCGCGCCTGGACGAGTCGAGCATGCTGGAGGAGAACATCGAGAGCCTGGTGGACAACCTCATCACCAGCCTGTGCGAGCAGTGCTATGGGGAGAGCGGCGGCCAGTACCGCATCCACGTGGCCAGCCGCCAAGACAACCGGCGGCACCGCAGAGAGTTCTGCGAGGCCTGCCAGGAGGGCATCGTGCACTGGAAGCCCAGCGAGAAGCTGCTGGAGGAGGAGGCGACAACCTACACCTTCTCCCGGGCTCCCAGCCCCACCAAGCCGCAGGCCGAGGCGGGTTCTGGCTGCAATTTCTGCTCCATCCCCTGGTGCTTGTTTTGGGCCACGGTCCTGCTGCTGATCACCTACCTGCAGTTCTCCTTCCACAGCTCCGTCTAA